A region from the Salvelinus sp. IW2-2015 linkage group LG19, ASM291031v2, whole genome shotgun sequence genome encodes:
- the LOC111979472 gene encoding cyclin-Y isoform X6, which yields MEYNPSDHPRASTIFLSKSQTDVREKRKSLFINHLTHIGESKHGSTRRKHSSCSTIFLDDNTVSQPNLKFTIKCVSLAIYYHIKNRDTDGGMRQDIFDEKLHPLSKSEVPSDYDKHDPEQKQIYRFVRMLFSAAQLTAECAIVTLVYVERLLTYAEIDIGPENWKRMVLGAILLASKVWDDQAVWNVDYCQILKDITVEDMNELERQFLELLQFNINVPSSVYAKYYFDLRSLSETNNLSFPLEPLSRDKAQRLEAISRLCDDKYKDARRAAKKRSASVDNLVGVRWVPAILS from the exons ATGGAGTACAACCCCTCTGACCATCCTCGGGCCAGCACAATATTCCTCAGCAAATCTCAGACTGATG TGCGTGAAAAAAGAAAGAGCCTCTTCATCAATCAT TTAACACACATTGGCGAGTCAAAG CATGGATCAACTAGAAGAAAACACAGCTCCTGTTCCACCATCTTCCTGGATGACAACACAGTCAGTCAGCCCAATCTTAAATTCACCATTAAATG TGTATCTCTTGCAATATATTACCATATAAAGAATAG GGACACAGATGGAGGAATGCGGCAAGACATTTTTGACGAGAAGCTTCACCCTCTCTCG AAATCTGAAGTGCCGTCTGACTATGACAAACACGACCCCGAGCAgaaacagatctaccgcttcgtCCGGATGCTGTTCAGCGCTGCTCAGCTCACTGCAGAATGTGCCATTGTTACACTG GTGTACGTTGAGAGGCTGCTGACGTATGCCGAGATAGACATTGGCCCAGAGAACTGGAAGCGTATGGTACTGGGAGCCATTCTGCTGGCCTCTAAGGTCTGGGACGACCAGGCTGTTTGGAATGTAGACTACTGCCAGATCCTCAAAGACATCACCGTGGAGGACat GAACGAGCTGGAGCGTCAGTTTCTGGAGCTTTTGCAGTTCAACATCAACGTTCCGTCAAGTGTTTATGCCAAGTATTACTTTGACCTGCGCTCACTGTCAGAGACTAACAACCTGAGCTTCCCTCTGGAGCCCCTGAGCCGGGACAAAGCCCAGAGACTAGAG GCGATCTCAAGGTTATGTGATGACAAGTACAAGGATGCCAGGAGAGCTGCCAAGAAGCGCTCAGCGAGCGTGGACAATCTGGTCGGGGTGCGATGGGTCCCTGCCATCCTTTCCTAA
- the LOC111979472 gene encoding cyclin-Y isoform X4, whose product MGSTTSCCVSSSPKLRRNAHSRLESYNTEPELSREDTGCNLQHISDRENVDELNMEYNPSDHPRASTIFLSKSQTDVREKRKSLFINHHGSTRRKHSSCSTIFLDDNTVSQPNLKFTIKCVSLAIYYHIKNRDTDGGMRQDIFDEKLHPLSKSEVPSDYDKHDPEQKQIYRFVRMLFSAAQLTAECAIVTLVYVERLLTYAEIDIGPENWKRMVLGAILLASKVWDDQAVWNVDYCQILKDITVEDMNELERQFLELLQFNINVPSSVYAKYYFDLRSLSETNNLSFPLEPLSRDKAQRLEAISRLCDDKYKDARRAAKKRSASVDNLVGVRWVPAILS is encoded by the exons ATGGGGAGCACGACCTCTTGCTGTGTGTCTTCAAGTCCGAAGCTCCGAAGAAATGCTCATTCGAGGCTGGAGTCGTACAACACGGAGCCGGAGTTGAGTAGGGAGGATACGGGCTGCAACCTGCAGCACATCAGCGACCGAGAGAATGTCGACG aGCTGAACATGGAGTACAACCCCTCTGACCATCCTCGGGCCAGCACAATATTCCTCAGCAAATCTCAGACTGATG TGCGTGAAAAAAGAAAGAGCCTCTTCATCAATCAT CATGGATCAACTAGAAGAAAACACAGCTCCTGTTCCACCATCTTCCTGGATGACAACACAGTCAGTCAGCCCAATCTTAAATTCACCATTAAATG TGTATCTCTTGCAATATATTACCATATAAAGAATAG GGACACAGATGGAGGAATGCGGCAAGACATTTTTGACGAGAAGCTTCACCCTCTCTCG AAATCTGAAGTGCCGTCTGACTATGACAAACACGACCCCGAGCAgaaacagatctaccgcttcgtCCGGATGCTGTTCAGCGCTGCTCAGCTCACTGCAGAATGTGCCATTGTTACACTG GTGTACGTTGAGAGGCTGCTGACGTATGCCGAGATAGACATTGGCCCAGAGAACTGGAAGCGTATGGTACTGGGAGCCATTCTGCTGGCCTCTAAGGTCTGGGACGACCAGGCTGTTTGGAATGTAGACTACTGCCAGATCCTCAAAGACATCACCGTGGAGGACat GAACGAGCTGGAGCGTCAGTTTCTGGAGCTTTTGCAGTTCAACATCAACGTTCCGTCAAGTGTTTATGCCAAGTATTACTTTGACCTGCGCTCACTGTCAGAGACTAACAACCTGAGCTTCCCTCTGGAGCCCCTGAGCCGGGACAAAGCCCAGAGACTAGAG GCGATCTCAAGGTTATGTGATGACAAGTACAAGGATGCCAGGAGAGCTGCCAAGAAGCGCTCAGCGAGCGTGGACAATCTGGTCGGGGTGCGATGGGTCCCTGCCATCCTTTCCTAA
- the LOC111979472 gene encoding cyclin-Y isoform X2, protein MGSTTSCCVSSSPKLRRNAHSRLESYNTEPELSREDTGCNLQHISDRENVDELNMEYNPSDHPRASTIFLSKSQTDVREKRKSLFINHLTHIGESKHGSTRRKHSSCSTIFLDDNTVSQPNLKFTIKCVSLAIYYHIKNRDTDGGMRQDIFDEKLHPLSKSEVPSDYDKHDPEQKQIYRFVRMLFSAAQLTAECAIVTLVYVERLLTYAEIDIGPENWKRMVLGAILLASKVWDDQAVWNVDYCQILKDITVEDMNELERQFLELLQFNINVPSSVYAKYYFDLRSLSETNNLSFPLEPLSRDKAQRLEAISRLCDDKYKDARRAAKKRSASVDNLVGVRWVPAILS, encoded by the exons ATGGGGAGCACGACCTCTTGCTGTGTGTCTTCAAGTCCGAAGCTCCGAAGAAATGCTCATTCGAGGCTGGAGTCGTACAACACGGAGCCGGAGTTGAGTAGGGAGGATACGGGCTGCAACCTGCAGCACATCAGCGACCGAGAGAATGTCGACG aGCTGAACATGGAGTACAACCCCTCTGACCATCCTCGGGCCAGCACAATATTCCTCAGCAAATCTCAGACTGATG TGCGTGAAAAAAGAAAGAGCCTCTTCATCAATCAT TTAACACACATTGGCGAGTCAAAG CATGGATCAACTAGAAGAAAACACAGCTCCTGTTCCACCATCTTCCTGGATGACAACACAGTCAGTCAGCCCAATCTTAAATTCACCATTAAATG TGTATCTCTTGCAATATATTACCATATAAAGAATAG GGACACAGATGGAGGAATGCGGCAAGACATTTTTGACGAGAAGCTTCACCCTCTCTCG AAATCTGAAGTGCCGTCTGACTATGACAAACACGACCCCGAGCAgaaacagatctaccgcttcgtCCGGATGCTGTTCAGCGCTGCTCAGCTCACTGCAGAATGTGCCATTGTTACACTG GTGTACGTTGAGAGGCTGCTGACGTATGCCGAGATAGACATTGGCCCAGAGAACTGGAAGCGTATGGTACTGGGAGCCATTCTGCTGGCCTCTAAGGTCTGGGACGACCAGGCTGTTTGGAATGTAGACTACTGCCAGATCCTCAAAGACATCACCGTGGAGGACat GAACGAGCTGGAGCGTCAGTTTCTGGAGCTTTTGCAGTTCAACATCAACGTTCCGTCAAGTGTTTATGCCAAGTATTACTTTGACCTGCGCTCACTGTCAGAGACTAACAACCTGAGCTTCCCTCTGGAGCCCCTGAGCCGGGACAAAGCCCAGAGACTAGAG GCGATCTCAAGGTTATGTGATGACAAGTACAAGGATGCCAGGAGAGCTGCCAAGAAGCGCTCAGCGAGCGTGGACAATCTGGTCGGGGTGCGATGGGTCCCTGCCATCCTTTCCTAA
- the LOC111979472 gene encoding cyclin-Y isoform X3, whose amino-acid sequence MGSTTSCCVSSSPKLRRNAHSRLESYNTEPELSREDTGCNLQHISDRENVDELNMEYNPSDHPRASTIFLSKSQTDVELSSKNVREKRKSLFINHHGSTRRKHSSCSTIFLDDNTVSQPNLKFTIKCVSLAIYYHIKNRDTDGGMRQDIFDEKLHPLSKSEVPSDYDKHDPEQKQIYRFVRMLFSAAQLTAECAIVTLVYVERLLTYAEIDIGPENWKRMVLGAILLASKVWDDQAVWNVDYCQILKDITVEDMNELERQFLELLQFNINVPSSVYAKYYFDLRSLSETNNLSFPLEPLSRDKAQRLEAISRLCDDKYKDARRAAKKRSASVDNLVGVRWVPAILS is encoded by the exons ATGGGGAGCACGACCTCTTGCTGTGTGTCTTCAAGTCCGAAGCTCCGAAGAAATGCTCATTCGAGGCTGGAGTCGTACAACACGGAGCCGGAGTTGAGTAGGGAGGATACGGGCTGCAACCTGCAGCACATCAGCGACCGAGAGAATGTCGACG aGCTGAACATGGAGTACAACCCCTCTGACCATCCTCGGGCCAGCACAATATTCCTCAGCAAATCTCAGACTGATG TGGAGTTGTCTAGCAAAAATG TGCGTGAAAAAAGAAAGAGCCTCTTCATCAATCAT CATGGATCAACTAGAAGAAAACACAGCTCCTGTTCCACCATCTTCCTGGATGACAACACAGTCAGTCAGCCCAATCTTAAATTCACCATTAAATG TGTATCTCTTGCAATATATTACCATATAAAGAATAG GGACACAGATGGAGGAATGCGGCAAGACATTTTTGACGAGAAGCTTCACCCTCTCTCG AAATCTGAAGTGCCGTCTGACTATGACAAACACGACCCCGAGCAgaaacagatctaccgcttcgtCCGGATGCTGTTCAGCGCTGCTCAGCTCACTGCAGAATGTGCCATTGTTACACTG GTGTACGTTGAGAGGCTGCTGACGTATGCCGAGATAGACATTGGCCCAGAGAACTGGAAGCGTATGGTACTGGGAGCCATTCTGCTGGCCTCTAAGGTCTGGGACGACCAGGCTGTTTGGAATGTAGACTACTGCCAGATCCTCAAAGACATCACCGTGGAGGACat GAACGAGCTGGAGCGTCAGTTTCTGGAGCTTTTGCAGTTCAACATCAACGTTCCGTCAAGTGTTTATGCCAAGTATTACTTTGACCTGCGCTCACTGTCAGAGACTAACAACCTGAGCTTCCCTCTGGAGCCCCTGAGCCGGGACAAAGCCCAGAGACTAGAG GCGATCTCAAGGTTATGTGATGACAAGTACAAGGATGCCAGGAGAGCTGCCAAGAAGCGCTCAGCGAGCGTGGACAATCTGGTCGGGGTGCGATGGGTCCCTGCCATCCTTTCCTAA
- the LOC111979472 gene encoding cyclin-Y isoform X1, with protein MGSTTSCCVSSSPKLRRNAHSRLESYNTEPELSREDTGCNLQHISDRENVDELNMEYNPSDHPRASTIFLSKSQTDVELSSKNVREKRKSLFINHLTHIGESKHGSTRRKHSSCSTIFLDDNTVSQPNLKFTIKCVSLAIYYHIKNRDTDGGMRQDIFDEKLHPLSKSEVPSDYDKHDPEQKQIYRFVRMLFSAAQLTAECAIVTLVYVERLLTYAEIDIGPENWKRMVLGAILLASKVWDDQAVWNVDYCQILKDITVEDMNELERQFLELLQFNINVPSSVYAKYYFDLRSLSETNNLSFPLEPLSRDKAQRLEAISRLCDDKYKDARRAAKKRSASVDNLVGVRWVPAILS; from the exons ATGGGGAGCACGACCTCTTGCTGTGTGTCTTCAAGTCCGAAGCTCCGAAGAAATGCTCATTCGAGGCTGGAGTCGTACAACACGGAGCCGGAGTTGAGTAGGGAGGATACGGGCTGCAACCTGCAGCACATCAGCGACCGAGAGAATGTCGACG aGCTGAACATGGAGTACAACCCCTCTGACCATCCTCGGGCCAGCACAATATTCCTCAGCAAATCTCAGACTGATG TGGAGTTGTCTAGCAAAAATG TGCGTGAAAAAAGAAAGAGCCTCTTCATCAATCAT TTAACACACATTGGCGAGTCAAAG CATGGATCAACTAGAAGAAAACACAGCTCCTGTTCCACCATCTTCCTGGATGACAACACAGTCAGTCAGCCCAATCTTAAATTCACCATTAAATG TGTATCTCTTGCAATATATTACCATATAAAGAATAG GGACACAGATGGAGGAATGCGGCAAGACATTTTTGACGAGAAGCTTCACCCTCTCTCG AAATCTGAAGTGCCGTCTGACTATGACAAACACGACCCCGAGCAgaaacagatctaccgcttcgtCCGGATGCTGTTCAGCGCTGCTCAGCTCACTGCAGAATGTGCCATTGTTACACTG GTGTACGTTGAGAGGCTGCTGACGTATGCCGAGATAGACATTGGCCCAGAGAACTGGAAGCGTATGGTACTGGGAGCCATTCTGCTGGCCTCTAAGGTCTGGGACGACCAGGCTGTTTGGAATGTAGACTACTGCCAGATCCTCAAAGACATCACCGTGGAGGACat GAACGAGCTGGAGCGTCAGTTTCTGGAGCTTTTGCAGTTCAACATCAACGTTCCGTCAAGTGTTTATGCCAAGTATTACTTTGACCTGCGCTCACTGTCAGAGACTAACAACCTGAGCTTCCCTCTGGAGCCCCTGAGCCGGGACAAAGCCCAGAGACTAGAG GCGATCTCAAGGTTATGTGATGACAAGTACAAGGATGCCAGGAGAGCTGCCAAGAAGCGCTCAGCGAGCGTGGACAATCTGGTCGGGGTGCGATGGGTCCCTGCCATCCTTTCCTAA
- the LOC111979472 gene encoding cyclin-Y isoform X5, translating to MEYNPSDHPRASTIFLSKSQTDVELSSKNVREKRKSLFINHLTHIGESKHGSTRRKHSSCSTIFLDDNTVSQPNLKFTIKCVSLAIYYHIKNRDTDGGMRQDIFDEKLHPLSKSEVPSDYDKHDPEQKQIYRFVRMLFSAAQLTAECAIVTLVYVERLLTYAEIDIGPENWKRMVLGAILLASKVWDDQAVWNVDYCQILKDITVEDMNELERQFLELLQFNINVPSSVYAKYYFDLRSLSETNNLSFPLEPLSRDKAQRLEAISRLCDDKYKDARRAAKKRSASVDNLVGVRWVPAILS from the exons ATGGAGTACAACCCCTCTGACCATCCTCGGGCCAGCACAATATTCCTCAGCAAATCTCAGACTGATG TGGAGTTGTCTAGCAAAAATG TGCGTGAAAAAAGAAAGAGCCTCTTCATCAATCAT TTAACACACATTGGCGAGTCAAAG CATGGATCAACTAGAAGAAAACACAGCTCCTGTTCCACCATCTTCCTGGATGACAACACAGTCAGTCAGCCCAATCTTAAATTCACCATTAAATG TGTATCTCTTGCAATATATTACCATATAAAGAATAG GGACACAGATGGAGGAATGCGGCAAGACATTTTTGACGAGAAGCTTCACCCTCTCTCG AAATCTGAAGTGCCGTCTGACTATGACAAACACGACCCCGAGCAgaaacagatctaccgcttcgtCCGGATGCTGTTCAGCGCTGCTCAGCTCACTGCAGAATGTGCCATTGTTACACTG GTGTACGTTGAGAGGCTGCTGACGTATGCCGAGATAGACATTGGCCCAGAGAACTGGAAGCGTATGGTACTGGGAGCCATTCTGCTGGCCTCTAAGGTCTGGGACGACCAGGCTGTTTGGAATGTAGACTACTGCCAGATCCTCAAAGACATCACCGTGGAGGACat GAACGAGCTGGAGCGTCAGTTTCTGGAGCTTTTGCAGTTCAACATCAACGTTCCGTCAAGTGTTTATGCCAAGTATTACTTTGACCTGCGCTCACTGTCAGAGACTAACAACCTGAGCTTCCCTCTGGAGCCCCTGAGCCGGGACAAAGCCCAGAGACTAGAG GCGATCTCAAGGTTATGTGATGACAAGTACAAGGATGCCAGGAGAGCTGCCAAGAAGCGCTCAGCGAGCGTGGACAATCTGGTCGGGGTGCGATGGGTCCCTGCCATCCTTTCCTAA
- the LOC111979023 gene encoding gap junction Cx32.2 protein-like, producing the protein MEKTGLMEILFITFNHNVTFLGKTWLILMVVLRLLILLFSGYPXFRDEQEHFVCNTIQPGCTNVCFDSFAPLSLFRFWLFQLIMLCLPHLMFISYIIHKVSSTLRIRGNYFSGSRSQTGAGTLCTPLHALPKGTPNFVSAYLLDVILRILLEAAFSAGQYYLYGFSVPRSFQCYEFPCTSMVECYVSSPTEKTIMLNFMLXSASLSLLLNLADIVCSVQWMVTQRTRRKGRRLMNGGVGEDMEVLYNQNHNTPKTVLKRGQSHIDKPTSKCNPNGDLSHRRVRINDETRVRVAAQPLQGSRLPRRDAKIEPPFHPIPMGAPWSGCFVHPNHISHSSSVPLSQRLERDPVVVSXQFTPSPMYSGRRHGQSTMVDATLLEQHYDSAESRDRLLDDVNLQEVRGSSSSSSDSSSSSDAQ; encoded by the exons ATGGAGAAGACGGGCCTAATGGAAATACTCTTCATTACTTTCAATCACAACGTCACTTTTCTGG GGAAGACATGGTTGATCTTGATGGTGGTCCTGAGGTTACTCATCCTCCTGTTCTCTGGCTATCCCSTCTTCCGGGACGAGCAGGAGCACTTTGTGTGCAACACCATCCAGCCAGGCTGTACCAACGTCTGCTTCGACAGTTttgctcccctctccctcttccgctTCTGGCTGTTCCAACTGATCATGCTCTGTCTCCCTCACCTGATGTTCATCTCTTATATCATCCACAAAGTATCGTCAACTCTCCGTATCAGAGGGAACTATTTCTCTGGAAGCAGAAGTCAGACCGGAGCAGGCACTCTGTGCACCCCTCTACACGCTCTACCAAAAGGAACACCTAACTTTGTTAGTGCCTATCTTCTGGATGTGATACTGCGGATTCTGCTGGAGGCAGCGTTCAGTGCCGGCCAGTACTACCTCTATGGCTTCTCTGTCCCCAGGAGCTTCCAGTGTTATGAATTCCCCTGTACGTCCATGGTGGAGTGCTATGTATCCAGCCCCACAGAGAAGACCATCATGCTCAACTTCATGCTGMGSTCTGCCTCCCTGTCTCTGCTACTGAACTTGGCAGATATTGTGTGCTCTGTGCAATGGATGGTGACACAGAGGACCAGGAGAAAGGGCAGACGGTTGATGAATGGTGGGGTTGGGGAGGACATGGAAGTCCTGTACAACCAGAACCACAACACCCCCAAAACTGTCCTCAAGAGAGGACAAAGTCACATTGACAAACCAACCTCGAAATGTAACCCAAACGGTGACCTTTCACACAGAAGAGTCCGAATAAATGATGAGACTCGCGTTAGGGTGGCTGCCCAACCACTGCAGGGGAGCAGGCTGCCGCGGAGGGATGCAAAGATTGAACCGCCATTTCACCCCATTCCTATGGGGGCTCCATGGAGCGGGTGCTTCGTTCATCCAAACCACATCTCCCATTCatcttccgtccctctctcccagcGGTTAGAGAGAGACCCAGTAGTAGTGTCARGCCAATTTACACCCTCACCAATGTACAGTGGTCGGAGGCATGGCCAGTCCACCATGGTAGACGCAACACTCCTGGAGCAGCATTATGATAGCGCAGAATCCCGTGATAGGCTCCTGGACGACGTCAACCTACAGGAAGTAAGGGGCTCCTCAAGCTCTTCCAGTGATTCTTCTTCCTCATCAGATGCTCAGTAA